A genomic segment from Paralichthys olivaceus isolate ysfri-2021 chromosome 22, ASM2471397v2, whole genome shotgun sequence encodes:
- the LOC109639690 gene encoding prostaglandin D2 receptor 2-like, with the protein MAHCFFHQSLNITNPANQANQINMSSSNIFAISLHGLVSSIGIMENLLILWVVGFHVRRSIISVWILNLAASDLLATAFLPFFTLYMARGNTWTLGRTFCRIYSSTFFLNMFVSGFLLAAISMDRCLVVLRPVWAQNHRNIQLVGKICGMIWALAVVCTIPFYIFRDTIPLSNGKILCYYNYNVFLPSEPYDREALHRQRKEALAFMKLFLAFLIPLVIIILSYIAVYSHLARRGYRRSFRFVRLLIAVVVSFILCWAPYHLFIMMEVMSPCGHPAQTFASGALKIAATLGFLNSILNPILYVFSCPDLCSKIRHSLGAVMESVLAEDLAELARRRSCTSTTTEYIRKPSSITTLCLKTEEQDKSVAEQIALRTSSH; encoded by the coding sequence ATGGCACACTGTTTTTTCCACCAGAGTTTAAACATCACAAACCCAGCAAACCAAGCAAACCAAATTAATATGAGTTCTTCGAATATTTTCGCCATTTCCCTCCACGGCTTGGTCTCTTCCATCGGCATCATGGAGaacctcctcatcctctggGTGGTGGGCTTCCACGTCCGCCGCTCCATCATCAGCGTATGGATCCTGAACCTCGCGGCCTCCGACCTGCTTGCCACCGCTTTCCTTCCATTCTTCACCCTCTACATGGCGCGTGGCAACACCTGGACGCTGGGCAGGACCTTCTGCCGCATCTACTCCTCCACCTTCTTCCTCAACATGTTCGTCAGTGGCTTCCTGCTGGCGGCCATTTCTATGGACCGCTGCCTGGTGGTGCTGAGACCTGTCTGGGCCCAGAACCACAGGAACATCCAACTTGTGGGGAAGATATGTGGGATGATTTGGGCCTTGGCTGTGGTCTGCACCATCCCTTTCTACATATTCCGTGACACCATTCCCCTTTCAAATGGGAAGATCCTCTGTTACTACAATTATAATGTATTCCTCCCCAGTGAGCCATATGACCGGGAAGCATTACATAGGCAGCGGAAGGAGGCCTTGGCGTTCATGAAGCTCTTCCTAGCCTTCCTCATCCCTCTGGTAATCATCATCCTCAGCTACATCGCCGTGTATTCCCACTTGGCACGCAGAGGCTACCGACGCTCTTTTCGTTTCGTTCGTCTTTTGATAGCCGTGGTGGTCAgcttcatcctctgctgggcgCCGTACCATTTGTTCATCATGATGGAGGTGATGTCTCCCTGCGGGCACCCTGCGCAAACATTTGCATCCGGGGCCCTCAAGATTGCGGCGACCCTCGGCTTCCTGAACAGCATACTGAACCCCATTCTGTATGTGTTCAGCTGCCCCGACCTGTGCAGCAAGATCAGACATTCCCTGGGTGCGGTGATGGAGAGCGTTCTGGCTGAGGACCTGGCGGAGCTGGCCCGGCGTCGCAGCTGCACCAGCACCACCACAGAGTATATAAGGAAGCCGTCTTCCATCACAAccttgtgtctgaaaacagaggagcaggatAAAAGTGTTGCTGAACAAATTGCACTGAGAACCAGCAGTCACTAG
- the LOC109647926 gene encoding probable G-protein coupled receptor 132 — translation MSNDSCNLPLNTDTFGLTCIYGLIFSLGLPSNLLSLWGLYQLGRSGGGGCQLVYILNLLLSDLLQLLTLPLWILYLQGEHRWPYGQLTCELVGYVFYVNVYASVMFLCLIALDRCLAIVYPLSSRRVRSVRVAAVSGVAVWTLTFLFCLSGLLPSVFDSDRLLCLEQYPVSPRYAHFKITTVVLGFLLPCSILGYTSAHIGVTLQRSPSLSDHERHKIVGILVVITVNFIVVFGPYHLVGGYRFVSLLLTDEPCGLERSIFLIYRLCYGLTSLNTLLDPLFYIFLCTDARLELKRSLPCLGRGQNTRGKAARAHPDNQGGNETVHNNLLAI, via the exons ATGTCCAACGACAGCTGCAACCTCCCcttgaacacagacacattcgGCCTGACCTGTATCTACGGCCTCATCTTCTCTTTGGGTCTCCCAAGCAACCTGCTGTCGCTCTGGGGACTGTACCAACTGGGTCGCTCAGGCGGAGGAGGCTGCCAGCTGGTCTACATCCtcaacctgctgctgtcagacctCCTCCAACTGCTCACCCTGCCACTGTGGATCCTCTACCTCCAGGGCGAGCACCGCTGGCCCTACGGCCAATTGACCTGCGAACTGGTCGGTTACGTGTTCTACGTGAACGTCTACGCCAGTGTCATGTTCTTATGCCTGATAGCGCTGGACCGCTGCCTGGCAATTGTTTACCCACTGAGCAGCCGCAGGGTGCGGAGTGTCCGGGTGGCAGCAGTGTCCGGAGTGGCAGTCTGGACCCTCACCTTCCTGTTCTGCCTGAGCGGGCTGCTGCCATCTGTGTTTGACTCTGACAGACTGCTGTGTCTGGAGCAGTACCCCGTCAGTCCCAGATATGCCCACTTCAAGATCACCACTGTGGTCCTTGGTTTTCTGCTGCCATGTTCCATCCTAGG CTACACCTCAGCCCACATCGGGGTCACACTCCAGCGTTCCCCTTCTCTGTCAGACCACGAGCGCCACAAAATCGTGGGCATCCTGGTCGTCATCACAGTCAACTTCATCGTCGTCTTTGGGCCTTACCACCTCGTGGGTGGATACAGGTTTGTGTCCTTGCTGCTGACGGATGAACCGTGTGGATTGGAGCGTTCCATTTTCCTCATCTATCGTCTGTGCTACGGCCTGACCAGCCTTAACACCCTTCTGGACCCCCTCTTCTACATCTTCCTGTGCACTGACGCTCGGTTGGAGCTGAAGAGGTCCCTGCCCTGCTTGGGGAGGGGCCAAAACACCCGTGGAAAGGCGGCGAGAGCTCACCCAGACAACCAGGGTGGGAATGAAACTGTACACAATAACCTTCTTGCAATTTAA
- the ugt5g1 gene encoding UDP glucuronosyltransferase 5 family, polypeptide G1, with protein sequence MSSKIPIILSWLCLLLLNPICCSGSRILVVPVDGSHWINMEVILQELHSRGHNITVLRSAKSWFIPSNSSIYTSIDVIMLEDESDKDFANKMLQDVMECRRSLSFIRTFYQQNLLTSMLSMGHKILARAAALMLDDPVFIKKLQDAQFDLMLTDPALPLGVILGSYLKLPMVFNVRWINSGEGHLTIAPSPVSYVPVSGSELHDQMDFQERTKNMLHYLYSVFEQHFILNPPYSDLFRRHFPPGTDLLSLQGAADIWLLRADFVFEFPRPTMPNVVYIGGFQCKKARPLSAELETFMQSSGEHGVVVMSLGSYVSALPHKVTEAIAAAFAQLPQKVVWRFVGEKPSSLGNNTLLMKWLPQKDLLGHPKTRAFVAHGGTNGMYEAIFHGVPVVGLPLLFDQFDNLLRLKERGAARVVEVKSLTKENFIEALKDILETPSYRNRIQHLSRLHHDRPVSPMDTAIFWIEYVIRNKGASHLQPAAFSLPWYSYFCLDVAVFIMAVLGALVWVSVLVCRVLCCRRFRRKIKTE encoded by the coding sequence ATGTCCAGCAAAATCCCAATAATCCTGTCATggctctgcctcctgctgctaaATCCCATCTGTTGCAGTGGCAGCAGGATTCTGGTAGTGCCTGTTGATGGCAGCCACTGGATCAACATGGAGGTGATCCTCCAAGAGCTGCACTCCAGAGGCCACAACATCACCGTGCTGCGCTCCGCCAAGAGCTGGTTCATTCCCAGTAACTCTTCTATTTATACATCTATTGACGTGATTATGCTGGAGGACGAGTCAGACAAGGACTTCGCAAATAAAATGCTACAAGATGTCATGGAATGCCGCAGGTCGCTGAGTTTTATACGCACCTTCTACCAGCAGAACTTGCTCACTTCCATGTTGTCAATGGGCCATAAAATCCTTGCTAGAGCAGCTGCTTTAATGTTGGATGACCCTGTCTTCATTAAGAAGCTGCAGGATGCTCAGTTTGACTTGATGTTGACGGACCCCGCTCTGCCTTTAGGAGTTATTCTGGGTAGTTACCTCAAGCTACCGATGGTTTTTAATGTGCGCTGGATCAATAGCGGGGAGGGTCACCTCACCATAGctccctctcctgtctcctACGTGCCTGTGTCAGGAAGTGAACTCCATGATCAGATGGACTTTCAGGAAAGGACCAAGAATATGTTACATTATCTCTACAGTGTTTTTGAACAGCACTTCATCCTTAACCCTCCCTACTCCGATCTGTTCCGGCGGCACTTCCCTCCTGGGACTGACTTGCTGTCGTTGCAGGGCGCCGCGGATATCTGGCTGTTGAGGGCAGATTTTGTCTTCGAGTTCCCTAGACCCACAATGCCCAATGTGGTCTACATAGGTGGGTTCCAGTGCAAAAAGGCTAGAcccctctctgcagagctggAGACCTTTATGCAGAGTTCTGGAGAACACGGGGTGGTCGTTATGTCTCTAGGCTCCTATGTGTCAGCCCTGCCTCACAAAGTCACTGAGGCCATAGCTGCTGCTTTTGCTCAACTCCCACAAAAAGTGGTGTGGAGGTTCGTGGGAGAAAAGCCGTCATCGCTGGGCAACAACACCCTGCTAATGAAGTGGCTGCCTCAGAAAGATCTCCTTGGACATCCCAAGACTCGTGCCTTTGTGGCCCATGGAGGCACCAACGGCATGTATGAGGCCATCTTCCACGGTGTTCCTGTTGTGGGCCTGCCACTCCTCTTTGACCAGTTCGACAACCTTCTCCGGCTGAAGGAGCGCGGGGCAGCGCGGGTAGTGGAGGTCAAGTCACTCACCAAAGAAAACTTTATCGAGGCTCTAAAGGACATCCTGGAGACTCCCTCGTATCGAAACAGAATCCAGCACCTCTCCCGGCTACACCATGACCGACCAGTGTCTCCAATGGACACCGCCATCTTTTGGATTGAGTACGTCATTAGGAACAAAGGAGCGTCCCATCTGCAGCCGGCAGCTTTCAGTCTGCCCTGGTACTCCTACTTCTGCTTGGATGTGGCTGTTTTCATCATGGCCGTCCTCGGAGCCCTCGTCTGGGTTTCAGTCCTGGTCTGTAGGGTTCTATGCTGCAGGAGGTTCAGGAGGaagataaaaacagagtga
- the ponzr4 gene encoding plac8 onzin related protein 4 encodes MSGKMVVTQPRPFIMTNSSSQWTSSICDCFEDLPQCCLAFWCLPCFACKTSYEAEECVCLPLLDSFGIIPPISTALRVSVRRKYGIEGTICRDCLFACCCGPCSWCQIAREIKMRNNPITFVSMSP; translated from the exons ATGTCTGGGAAGATGGTGGTGACCCAACCCCGGCCCTTCATCATGACCAATTCATCCAGCCAATGGACATCCAGCATCTGCGACTGCTTTGAAGACTTGCCCCAGT GTTGCTTGGCCTTTTGGTGCCTACCCTGCTTTGCCTGTAAAACATCCTACGAGGccgaggagtgtgtgtgtttgcctctgcTGGACTCTTTTGGAATCATCCCGCCTATAAGCACAGCCCTCAGGGTGTCAGTACGCCGGAAATATGGCATCGAG GGCACAATCTGCAGGGACTGCCTGTTCGCCTGCTGCTGCGGGCCCTGCAGCTGGTGTCAGATAGCGAGAGAAATCAAGATGCGGAACAACCCCATTACATTCGTCAGCATGTCACCCTGA
- the LOC109639692 gene encoding cornifelin homolog B-like: MSRRVVQVQPESRVHEAGQWSTGLCECHKDIGDCCFALCCLPVFTCKVTSAVGACPCLPLLDCIGCVPPAALAMRASVRERYGIQGSVWSDCLYGCCCYPLSWLQISRELKRRAASHASSSSSSSARYTALTSLQGAHLV; the protein is encoded by the exons ATGTCTCGACGGGTGGTCCAGGTCCAGCCGGAGAGCAGGGTTCATGAGGCAGGTCAGTGGAGCACTGGCCTGTGTGAGTGCCATAAAGACATAGGGGACT GCTGCTTTGCCCTGTGCTGCCTCCCAGTGTTCACTTGTAAGGTGACCAGTGCGGTTGGTGCGTGTCCCTGCCTGCCTCTGCTGGACTGTATTGGCTGTGTGCCGCCGGCTGCTCTCGCCATGAGGGCTTCTGTCAGGGAACGATATGGTATACag GGGAGTGTGTGGAGCGACTGCCTGTATGGATGCTGCTGCTATCCACTATCCTGGCTCCAGATCTCCAGAGAGCTGAAAAGGAGAGCAGCATCccacgcctcctcctcctcctcctcatctgccaGATACACAGCTCTGACCTCCCTGCAGGGGGCGCACTTGGTCTAG